The following nucleotide sequence is from Sphaeramia orbicularis chromosome 24, fSphaOr1.1, whole genome shotgun sequence.
cctaatgcagtgttttcaaccttggggtcaggaccctatgtggggtcgcctgaaatttctagtaattgataaaaaacttaaaaacaaattactaataaaaatattgttaatgATTCActatatatgttattataattaaCACACCACACAGTTTTCCTGGTAAAAATcctgttcaaataaaatgcaggatagaatatctgagagggcataacttgattgacccgatcatgtgaccacagacattcctatgcttcaacctgcacagacacagtcgaaatcagaccgaacagagaatggagagatttcttcacctgcctggccctgctaagacatctccaagagaaaaatatctccgttttaaatgtctggggtcgcaagaaatttgtgatgttaaaatggggtcaaaagccagaaaaggttgggaatcactacCCTAATGTGTGACCCTCCTCTTTCCAAACCCACAATGTGCTGTTAAGCGAGACAATTAACCATTGGCCATGTTAGCCAGTCCTTTTAAAGTGAACTGGACATTTCGGTGTGTACATTTGTAGAAGTGAAGCAGGCCTGTGAAACATAATCCGAGTGTAAAATGCATCTCGGACCAATTTAACCCACAGCAGGCTGCTAGTCGTGGTAACGCCGATAAGAGATGTGGTGCTGAGAGAAGCCTCGCTGCTTATGCTACACAGACAAACTTAGACAGAAACAAgaatgtgtgtgaatgactgAGCAGCTTCATTTGTGCAGCTCGAGTCAAAGGAGGGTCACGCACTGCATGTGTGCGTGTCTGCATGTCTGGAGTCCCAGAGATGAAAGTGCAGATCAGAAACGCGCTGTAGTCTGTGAGAGTGAGGCTCTCTGATGCCAAACCCTGGAAACATTATAGTGTCAAATCTCCTTATGCACTGGGAAATCACCCTCTCCTTAGCATTACTGTTTATCTTCACCCCGCTATCAGGAAAGTGCGGGCTGGGGTTACGCACTAAAGGCCACCTGGGTAATCTGAGCACCTTTACATCCCATAGGGGTGTAATAAAATATTGATACACTCAAAAATCGCTGTATTATGGTCTGGATGCTGCTTTAATTTTTAGCAAACAGCGAATGTGCAAAGATTTGTTGCAGGCAGTGgttcattttgcattttatttggaGCTTTTTTGTGTCAGTGGGTGTTTTTAAGCCCTCAACAACTAGACAGCAATGTTATCTGTTAACTGAATTtatgcataaatgcacatcacacttcttttttttcacattcaaTCCATTCAGTAGAGTTCTtcttaaactgtgacagttcgtACCCCACTAAATTCATCAGATATTACGATTATGAGTTCATTTTTCTGATCTTATCTTCTTAAATTTTAATATATTCTGCTTTATTCAGACTATCCTTGACTTGTGGATTGAACAAGACATCTGCGGATGTTATTTTGGGCTAATGACTAATCAAACAGCTTAATCCAACGTACCTAAAACTCTAATCTATTGTAATATGTTGCCACAATCTTGCCAATATCACCTAAATAGCTAAATCAGTGTTAGTGGATGCACACCTTAAAGCAAACATAACTTGGGAGCATGTCCTTAAAGCTCCACTACACGATGATCTGCGATTGTTAACAGGTGCAAACACGTACCATACGTCTAATATTACTAATCACATAACAAGCGCTCTAATTTGGTCGGAGAGAACCACATTCCTTGGCTGATCTTCTGGCTTACGTTCACTGTTAAGGTCTTATTTTCACACGGTCCGCAGCTCCATCCAGCCACATTTTTCGACCCAAAGCTAAACCTTTTCCTCCAGCTCGTACAATAACAtatttacagatgtttttttttccgttttgttttgttattccaGATACAAGGCACTTGCTTTGTCTTAACTCTACCATTTGCGTGCCACTGCTGCCAGTGTCAAAATACCAGGAGCTTATGTTGTGTGAGTCAAAGCAAGAAAAAACAGACAGGGGAACGGGTTGATCAGACAATGGCAGTTCAGGCTCAAGCTCCTTCTGTGTGGATAATAAATGTGAGAATTAATCTGAAAATAACTGTGGAGACCAATTCCCAGGCTGGAGCACATACTGGTGTCAACAGGACTTATAGACAGGACACTCCAGCCCAAGCATAAACCAAGTAACTAGATACATGAAGACATGTTATGTAATTACAttataaactgtaactgtaatccaATACAGTGGCAGATTAAAATGGCGAGTTACATCTGTTACATCTTCCATGTAAAGCTTAAAATGTAATATGTACACATTCATTCTGTTTTGCTTCTTTTCACCATGCAGGATTAGCTTCTTTTGGCAGATCACCCAGGTCAACAAAGCCTTTGGGGCAAATATGAGAAGATAGAATAGGATCAATTACAATGAGCTGTCTCTATGTCTAGACAGGCTTTGCTCATTTGGCTGCATGCGCCAAAATTTTGGCCATCGTTTTTGATTGGTTCTCGTTAGAATTCGCGCCGCCTTTTGTCTGCCAACTGAACAACTCTCATGAGGGAAGACTGCCTTTCACTGCTGTAAATTTAATAATAATTCTTTCTGAAACCATAAAAGGGCTTTAATGTTACAATGTGAAGCTTgttcatcagcagtaaaaatGCTGTTGACGTCAAAATGCTCTATGAATAGTAATCTTAGAAGGTAAACAGTGATCTTTACCAGATTCAGCAACAGAAAACAATAATGTGCTGGTAACAGTGACGCATGAGGGACTTATGGCAAACAACCAAAGTGAATCATATGTAAAAATAAGGAGCAGAGCATCTCCTATTGCATGCTGCCATGTATCATTTCCAGTTATAACATAATTCATTTCTACAGTGTCTGATCTGTGTAGCAATCACAGCCAAGGGGAAATCAGATTACATTCTCGAGTCCAAAAAACCGCGTTAAACAATACACCATTTGTTAACTGGGCTTAGTCTGTAACTTTTGATGTCCAAGTCTAGTCAGAAAAAGGCTGCAGTTctaatatgataaaaatgtgaaatctctctaggaacaaatgattaacacTGAGATCACATTAAAACATGTAAACACTAAAATCAAAGATGATCAAGTCTTGGTTGAAAATCCTGTCATGCCTGTACACATTTGGGATACAACATTCACACAATGAAATCACTCTTAATCCAGCACCACGGAAGCCAACAATAACTCTTTACAACCGTGTAATAACCCGGTGCTTCTCAAACAGACCGATGACAAGTGAACTAGCTTTTGTTTACTTTCTGTCTGACCTAGTTGTCTGGACTCCCAACCCTGAGGCACAGAATAGCCCAAATTTTATTTCCTAAAATGTCTCAGcgtctctctccctcttcccccCCGCCCCACAATCAGACAAACAGGAAAAAGACAGCATATGTGAGTGTACATGAGTTATGTGCGGTTTCAGAAAGGTTCCAGCACGCCTTCAATGCGTTAAACCAAAAGCATGTGGATGTCGTCTGGGTGTGGTGGCAGAAACTTTTGACACACAGGTGCATGCAGATCTCCTGATATTGTCAGGTAAACACACAGGGACAAATTTCCTCCCTAAAACCAGGAGGCAGGAAAGATGTCTGGTTTCATGAATGCCAAAAGTTAAAGAATCAGTTACCTATGTAATGGACAACACATGTCTGGCCCTTCTTTGGAAATGTCCTTCCTGttgaaagaggaggaaaaaaaaggggggtttAAATGAATGTGTGTTGCAGGGGTAATCTCAGATTAACAGTAGCAGGGGGGTGTTTCTGGCAGAGTCTCCTTTGCCTGCAGACATATGCGGCTGTGGTCTCCTCTGTGGTCTCTCACAAGCATACTGAAACATTAGCCCACGGCTTATTTTCCTAAAGTAAGACGCTCCCAAATGCACCGTAATTGCGCTAAAATACACCTACATACACTTGTGGTGCATTCACGGTCTAACAGGGCAGCATCCCCTTTATATCAAAGTCATAATGTAAAGAGTTGACTAAACCTTATCAAAGACAGCATATTTAATATTAACAGTGGATAGTTCTAGAAAGATAATAAACAGGCGTTATTAACAAACAgtataatattttctttttttctgttttctttttttttgttttgtttttacttataaTTCCATCCCAAATGCAGCTAACGGTTTCCCCTCGTGCACGAGTTAAGCTAATGTATTAAGATGTTTTTGCTAACTTTTGACAACATTTAAGGGTATTCCTGGGAAGTAAAGCCCCCCCACTCACAAACACCACCGGCGGCAGCAGCAAAAGCCCCGCATCAATGCACACACAAGCGAATAAATCAACTTACCATCACCGGGAGATATTGTTTCGACTTCCACACCCATTGTTGCTGCTGCTAGGAGGATTAGCTCTGAAACATACAGCCTAAAAGCCCGTTCTAAGAGCCAGTGGTACCCGTTTAGCGGCTACGAGTCGACTTATATCGGCGGAAACCATGCATTCACCGAACACTCCAGACCCGTAGTCACACCGCTCACCGTCAGACAGCCAAGATATTTCCCAGTTTATGCTCAGACTACGCCGAGATCCCAAACCACCGCACGTACGCATCACCCTGCCCCCCTTACATACATCAGACAGGTTGCATagattaatacacatacacacactcaacatacacacacatatcgaATTAACtccatatttaatatatttttatataaatatagagccTATTTTAATTTTCTAATATTATTCAACATTTAATAATACACGTGCAGCGCCATCACGCGTACAAAACGGCATAACAATCCCAGAGAGCTTCGTTTAAACTACATATCCCACAATGCACCGGAACATTCAGTAAATTTTGCTTCCGGGTTTAATAATAACGAACATATTCAACATATTTTCAGCGGTAAAATGTGGTTTATCAGTGGAAATTTtctctccatgtttcaaacagattCTGCTTGAAGTGTCTACGGGTATATAGAGTAAGTATCAATTAAAATGACGCGTTTGTTTAAATTCTGTACATGAATTCGTGAACTTGATATAGATACATAAGTTAGCATTAAGTAAAGACGTGACAGTTGTATTGAGTTTCAATGGGAGAACTTGTTTCTTGTCTTATTAAGCATGTTTTCTGTTTACATTTATGTGTGACATTATTTCGCCTCTGTAAAATGTTATTCTGTACCACGTTTTTATATAAACCATACTCTAACTTACACACAGCTTAATGAGTTTTGGTATTTCATTtatatgattatttattttgtgattttattctCCAGTTTTGGTAAATTATCTCGTTTACCTTTTTATGTAAGTCTGAGGCAGCTGATGTCTTTGAATTATTGTAAATAGAACAGGATGTAGATGAATTAATGCTGAAGAGGTGAGACCAGACACACCTACTCAACACATCGTGATGTTAATGCTCCGAGGTCCTCACTCCACCTGTGTGTTGTTAAGGTCACTCAAGCATAAGCAGCTAGAAGTGTTCGTCACCACTGTCTCAGCTCAGGGAAGGGGGATTAAGGCATGTACTTGGAAGGAGACACAAGAGAAGCTTTTGCTATTCTTAATCTGCATAGGTAGCAATAGCTACACCTGTGCAGGTCCCATTTAGATTCAGATGCAGCCTCTACCATCAATGGTAACATTGTGACTCAtactttttctccatttttttctcGAACAGCCTCTTGACACCCGCCAGGATGGATCTTGGCAAGGCAAAGCTGCTTAGGACCGGCCTCAACACTCTCCACCAAGCCATCCACCCTGTACATGGGATAGCATGGACAGACGGCAAACAGGTCTGCCTGACAGCTCTGTACTTCGTCAATGGTGAGGTCAAATTTGGGGACACCAATGTCATTGGGCAGTTTGAGCATGTCTTTGGGCTCTTCTGGGGCCCGTTGTGCTGTTCTGACTCTCCTGCCTTGCTCGCTGTTCAACACAAGAAACATGTCACTGTGTGGCAACTGCAGCTCAGTGCTCTTGAGCATAACAAGCTACTGTGCACTCAAACCTGTGAGATGAGCGAGCCTTTCCCCTTGCTCTCCCAAGGCTGCGTCTGGCATCCTAAACTGGACATGCTTGCTGTACTGACCAAGAGGGACacttctgttctgttttctgtcagAGTGGACAACAGGAGAATCAAAGCAGACATTAAAGGTAGTGGACTGATCCACTGTGGCTGCTGGACTAAGGATGGTACCCGTCTGGTAGTAGCTATAGGCAGTGCTCTTCACTCCTTCATCTGGAATGACATTCAGAAGAGCCTCGTGGCCTGCTCTTTCTGTCCTATCTTTGATATAGGAGGCTATATCTGTGCCATTGAGGCCACAGGGGAGGCGCAGGTGGCTGTGGCCACAGAGCTGCCACTGGATAAAATCTGTGGGTTAAATGCTGGTATGGCCTTTGACATGCCAACAGAGGCAGAGACTCTTCAAGGCCAGGGTTCACATGTGCTTATGTCAGACGATGACAGCGTCCTGGACTCAAGAAGAAGATCATTTGAATCAGAGAGGTCCTATATCTCCAACTCAGGCCCCCTGGATCTTACTCATCTTCTGGCAAGGCACCGGCGTTCCGACCCCAGCCCTCTTCTTCACCTGCGTCGCAGAGACACTATGACAGGCTCTGGACAGGACTCCTCACACCTCATCCTGGTCACCTATGAGCGGAAGGTCACCACCACTCGCAAAGTCAGTATCCCTGGGATTTTGGTTCCTGATATTGTGGCTTTTGATCCCCGTGCTTCCACAGTTGCGGTGGCTTCCAACACATGTAACATGGTGCTTGTGTACTGCATCACTGCCTCTGCAATGCCGAACATCCAGCAGATCTCTCTGCAGACAAACGATAGACCAAAGGGCGTTTGCTTTCTCAATGATAAGATGCTTCTGCTGATGGTGGGCAGACAGAAGTCCAATGATCCAGCTTTTCTTCCATCCTCTAACACAGATAAATATATACTTCGTCTTGTTGCCAAGGAGTTGGTGTACGATGGAGAACCTGTTGTCACACCACCCTCTACTGCCCACAATCCTGAGTCCACGTCTAATTTCTGTGCAGGGATTAGGAGGCACTCTGAGCACCTATCTAAGGATGAGAGGGAGCGCCCAGGGATAAAGGACTTGGTCTTACCTGGAGGGGGAGTAATTCGCTCACCGGGGAACAGGCGGAGGCTGGTGGAGGAGGTGAGAAGTGGTGAGCCCAGCCCTGTCACCAGCTCTGTGGACTTCTCAGACAGAGCCCATTCCAGTGCCTCTTCCATCACGTTGGAGAATTACGACATGGACCACGTCAACCGTATTTCCAGCCTGGCGGTGGCCGGACATGCCAGTAGGGACTCCAGCAGGGCCAGTTCTCCTCGCATGGAGCTGTTGGAGAAACTTCACACAGACCCGACCCTGCCTTTGGCTGAAAAGACATCTGCCGTTGCGAGGGAGCGTGCGCTGGAGCAACTCGTCCACAACATGGAGAGGCTTTTTACACGTTTTTCAGATGTTCAGCAGTGCCTGACAGAAATCAGAGATTACACACAGAATGGCAAGAAGGCAGTGAGCGCCTACCCTACTTCCATGGAACCCCCTTATGTCAACGTCACATGCCAGGTACAGTGTCAAAATCTCACTACATTTAACATGAATAAtcttttattgattgatttgatgGGATAAAAACTCTAGCAATTACAGTGTTGATCCTCTTGCTGATAACTCTACATCGAATCCTTTTGCATGATGGTTTTCAACAACTTAATGACAAGACAGTGAATATCGGTAAATGTGGTCAAACACACAAATCCAGGTATGGAGGGTCTAATCGGCAGGTTATGTCATTAGAAGAGTGTCCAGTTTGACCTTTTGAGTTTGTTACTGATGATGATCTCCTCTACACACCATTCATTTCATGACTTTCTCTTTCCTTATGCACGCACAGAGGCAGTTATCAGAGAACGTGTTCATTGATGAGCGGAGGCCGGTGCTGCTCTGTGATGGGAAGCTGTGTCTACGCGCCCTGCAAGACCTCTTTAACTTAACCATTGTGGAGATGATGTATGGTAAGTGGAAAGTACAGGACAGCCGCACAGACTAAAAAGAAACTTCTCCTTGTCAATTTAGTGTAGTTCTTATTTGAAGTGGTGTCTGAGGTATCTTCTGTGCTGCATTGCATGTGAGATTACCTGTGTTTTGGCAGACAGGGTTAAAAAAGTAATACCATTTACAGGAAACCCCTTTTAGGCGTCTTAGAAAGGTCTTCCCCCATTGAGTATTTTCAGCAAGGGCCTCCCCAATTAGGTAACCTAGGTCATTAAACACTCAGCTCCATTATTTAACATGTCTAATCAGAGTTCACCAACATATGTTAACAGACCTCATCTTATTTTACAGCCCCAGCTAGCATTGTTGTGTTGTCAACATGCGTGAGCTATAATTAGAAGTGATTAAAGGCCTAGGTCAGATTATAAGGTTTTAAACAAAAGCAGCTTACTACTTTTAACGTACATAGTGGTTTGTCGCTGTCGTAGCCAAGACTGAGTGTTCGAAAGTGAGGTATAGTCTTAACTGCCTCACAAAATTAGTTTtaatttgctgattttttttttttttttctttttcagggcCTTTGTGGATTGTACTTGTGGCAGACGCAGATGGGTTTGTACCCCTAACGTTTAAATCTAAAGAAGAACTCACAGTACGCAATGGGAAGAGGAAAACAGCCCTGAAGACCCCTGGGAGTCCAGAACTGTCCTGCCCTCCTAGTCCAACCCCATGCCAAAGCGCCAACACAACCACAGAGGCCTCCATGtagtcccccccacacacactcacacacacacacactccgagaATACACCTCATTTTATCCACCAGAGCATATTTGACTGGATCGTAACAGGCAAGACAGAAATATGAAGCTGCACTGAACAGAGCTGCTATACGTGTATCGTCACGTGTATTTTTCTATGGTGTTAGAGGTTTGAAAAGGGCTGCCTATTCAGATGTGAAGTTTACAAGTTGCTGCTTTAAAAGGAAGTGTGAGCAATGAGccatatttttttcttgtgcaTGTTTTGCTACCTGTGGAGTAACCCCCTTTTGGAAACAATTCTGCATTTCTACCTAAGACTTTATGCTAAATAGTACCATGCAAAATGATAAAGTTGAATTAAATCTTCTTACGCACTCCTCTTGTCAGTTTATCCACTGTGACTGCACTTGTACTGTTACCATGATGAATGTTATTGACCACTAGAGGGGGCAATACTCAACAGAAACATCTGTCATGGCTCATATGTTGCTAGGAACTCATGGAAgaccaaatacagggtggggaagcaaaatttacaatattttgaggcagggattgaaagacagtgtatgaccaattagtttattgaaattcatgagaatttatttgccacaagaaaattgacataatagaaaatgtttttattctatgtgtcctccttctttctcaataactgccttcacacgcttcctgaaacttgcgcaagtgttcctcaaatattcgggtgacaacttctcccattcttctttaatagtatcttccagactttctcgtaatagttttgctcatagtcattctcttctttacattataaacagtctttacggacactccaactatttttgaaatctcctttggtgtgacgagtgcattcagcaaatcacacactctttgacgtttgctttcctgattactcatatgggtaaaagtttctgaaaaggtatggataatagtgttaggtatgattatgacatcaatgtatgtttggtttcaaaacaattgatgtagtgcctgctgagaaaaaacaactaaatgttcattgtaaattttgcttccccaccctgtaatttaaaaaaaaaggtgtatcCTGTATAGACTTTGAATAATAAATTTAAGTaacttgtgtgcatgtgtgttgttttGCCTCATTACCAAGAAGAAACATATTTTACAAATATATTACGACTACCAGGTGGtctctacaacatttattcatctCATATCATAAACCCATCGTAAGCATTtatcataaataaataacagtgttgTAGAGCTAAACACAGcaaataataatacattcattTATATAAATTAagaattcatatatatatatatccaagaTGACTATACAGTACATATTCATGTGAAAATGAAACgataatgtttacattaaaacattttaactATTTATCAGTGTAatatacactagtcaacaacTTTCCAGCTTCAGGACTGGAACACGTGGCTTCATAAATTCACTTCATGTCGGATCCAGGTCACACGTTATTCAGATCTTCCATTGTTCTTGAACCGATGCTTTGTttcctgtagaaaaaaaaaaaaaaaagcatcatctcAGCATGTTATTCAGTAGTTAAAATACAAGACATgcaacattttttacagtgtgtttcttAGATTCAACTAGATTTCCAGTGTTTTAACGGCACTTGCCCCAAGGGGATGGCACAGAgcaaagggtcaaaggtcagttaTTCTCACCGTAGTTCCTCCAGGCAGACTTTATTCCTGATTCGCACATCTTCGCTGATTGGATACAGGACCAGGATCATTAACCCTGTGACAATGAAGGCCACTGGAGCAGCACCGATCAGCAACTTCAGCGTGTACACCACAGGAGCTGGCTGCTTACATGCAGCAGTGTCGTACCCAGCaaacctacacatacacacacacacacacaagcagaaaaATCCAATTTAAACAAAGGAAATCGACATCCAACCTAATGCTGCAACTGCAAATGAGCAAACTCAACACCTTTAACATGATGAATTATACACTAGGACTTCCTTAATGCCTTTTAAGATATCATGACTTACTCCAGGCAGAGGGTGGATACTCCTAAGGAGATGCCGGCAGCAAACTTAGTGAAGAACACATAGAAGGAGTAGAAGATGGCTTCATGGCCTTTAGAGTAGGGGTTAGCGAGTCTGAAGTCATCCACCACATCTGGCAGCATAGACCTGGAttgcacacatgcaaacacacacacacacacaaacatgcagagTTTAGCCTCTCTGAACACTAATCTGTGGTTTTGAGCTTCAGCAGGATTTTGCAAACGTGTGCCTTTTGTCTTCCTGATCActataaggcacaggtgtcaaacatgcggcccgggggccaaatccggcccaccaaaagggtccagtctggcccctgggatgaatttgtgaaatgcaaaaattacactgaagatattaatcattttagttcaggttccacatacagaccaatttaacctcaagtgggtcggatcagtaaaatacgatcataataacctataaatgctcacaactctaaatttttctctttgtaaatgtaaaaattttcatgtcattttactggatttacactaaaacaaactaacatttcacaacaACACGattaacctcaacaaatataaacattttgaaacgtctgaagtgtaattttaacaatattctgcctgttattaaacattttgtgtatttgttgatccactgtgatttgtaagttgtaatttacatttttaaatgataaactgagacataatattgttaaaattgcacttagttttcttaagaaatttcaatttattcatgttattcacattgttttaaaggatagttggtagatgtaaacactttcatcacataatttaactttttttttgctctaaaacatagaagaaagtttggagttgacattatttatatattactatgttattatttcactggtccggcccactgcagatcaaatttggcttaatccACAAAGAGTCCTTCCAGTACTCAGTGGCTTAAAGATATTATGTCCTTAAAAATTGAAAAGATTGGGTATTCCTTGAAAGCCATCCCTTCTAAGttctataataaatggcagcccttcttaactttctttgaatcacttccttctttttcttgtgattaatggacccctccccccccccccttttttttttttctctctcttttttgtgggtgcgtgtgggtgtgtctagctttttgtttttgttttgttttttggtatttatatatgtgtatatattctttgcatggagcctatcccaactgcagggtcagaaaatgaataaataaatgaacacatatccgTTTTACCacagaattttctttcctgtacatatgtgattttacttttagttttcagggtaatttttttattattttttttttattattcttttttttattttcattgtgggtttggttcttgtacaccttgttaaaaaaaaaaagaaaaatgctaagtgtggctctgaattcagggtttttttcttttgttgttgttttttttt
It contains:
- the wdcp gene encoding WD repeat and coiled-coil-containing protein → MDLGKAKLLRTGLNTLHQAIHPVHGIAWTDGKQVCLTALYFVNGEVKFGDTNVIGQFEHVFGLFWGPLCCSDSPALLAVQHKKHVTVWQLQLSALEHNKLLCTQTCEMSEPFPLLSQGCVWHPKLDMLAVLTKRDTSVLFSVRVDNRRIKADIKGSGLIHCGCWTKDGTRLVVAIGSALHSFIWNDIQKSLVACSFCPIFDIGGYICAIEATGEAQVAVATELPLDKICGLNAGMAFDMPTEAETLQGQGSHVLMSDDDSVLDSRRRSFESERSYISNSGPLDLTHLLARHRRSDPSPLLHLRRRDTMTGSGQDSSHLILVTYERKVTTTRKVSIPGILVPDIVAFDPRASTVAVASNTCNMVLVYCITASAMPNIQQISLQTNDRPKGVCFLNDKMLLLMVGRQKSNDPAFLPSSNTDKYILRLVAKELVYDGEPVVTPPSTAHNPESTSNFCAGIRRHSEHLSKDERERPGIKDLVLPGGGVIRSPGNRRRLVEEVRSGEPSPVTSSVDFSDRAHSSASSITLENYDMDHVNRISSLAVAGHASRDSSRASSPRMELLEKLHTDPTLPLAEKTSAVARERALEQLVHNMERLFTRFSDVQQCLTEIRDYTQNGKKAVSAYPTSMEPPYVNVTCQRQLSENVFIDERRPVLLCDGKLCLRALQDLFNLTIVEMMYGPLWIVLVADADGFVPLTFKSKEELTVRNGKRKTALKTPGSPELSCPPSPTPCQSANTTTEASM